A single region of the Branchiostoma lanceolatum isolate klBraLanc5 chromosome 1, klBraLanc5.hap2, whole genome shotgun sequence genome encodes:
- the LOC136420694 gene encoding non-neuronal cytoplasmic intermediate filament protein-like, which produces MASKAARAGVGGAKPVVAPAIPTEGALQTLADARATRSSEKRELVVLNDRFANYIEKVRSLQERNTKLTTQIRIQEAREETDIAELYETELTELRALVDQLTQEKAQLDAESASWQARTQEWQAKCETETATTEAMRTELATVKTEVDAATVERVGVENKLTTAQEEIEFLKRVYDEETRKVQYQLNQTVAIVKTEAPIITGPDLSETLREIRMQYEIIGRANREEAEAKYKLKFSELAQQRELDNEALVSARSELTNLKRMLQSIVTETEALKNKTGSLETNIAETEARRLKEIEEYKLAIGELEQQIEKMKLEMTQHTVEYQELMNIKMALDVEIAAYRKLLEGEELRLFSEAQPKRQT; this is translated from the exons ATGGCTAGCAAAGCAGCACGAGCGGGCGTTGGCGGTGCAAAGCCCGTTGTCGCCCCCGCCATCCCGACCGAAGGAGCGCTGCAGACCCTCGCTGACGCCAGGGCGACCCGCAGCAGTGAGAAGAGGGAGCTGGTGGTCCTGAACGACCGCTTCGCCAACTACATCGAGAAGGTGCGCTCCCTGCAGGAGCGGAACACCAAGCTGACGACCCAGATCAGGATCCAGGAGGCGCGGGAGGAGACCGACATCGCGGAGCTGTACGAGACGGAGCTGACGGAGCTGAGGGCGCTGGTGGACCAGCTGACTCAGGAGAAGGCTCAGCTGGACGCCGAGAGCGCCAGCTGGCAGGCACGGACTCAGGAGTGGCAGGCCAA GTGCGAGACCGAGACTGCCACGACTGAGGCCATGCGGACAGAACTGGCAACGGTCAAAACG GAGGTAGATGCGGCGACTGTGGAGCGTGTTGGAGTGGAAAACAAGCTGACCACCGCGCAGGAGGAGATTGAGTTCCTCAAGAGGGTCTATGATGAG GAGACGCGTAAGGTGCAGTACCAGTTGAACCAGACCGTGGCCATTGTTAAGACCGAGGCTCCGATCATCACTGGACCTGACCTGAGCGAGACTCTCCGTGAGATCCGCATGCAGTACGAGATCATTGGACGGGCCAACAGGGAGGAGGCCGAGGCCAAGTACAAGCTCAAG ttcAGCGAGTTGGCCCAGCAGCGGGAGCTGGATAACGAGGCTCTGGTCTCCGCCCGGTCCGAGCTGACCAACCTGAAGAGGATGCTTCAGTCTATCGTCACCGAGACAGAGGCACTCAAGAACAAG ACCGGGTCCCTGGAGACGAACATCGCGGAGACAGAGGCCCGCCGTCTGAAGGAGATTGAGGAGTACAAGCTGGCGATCGGCGAGCTGGAGCAGCAGATCGAGAAGATGAAGCTGGAGATGACGCAGCACACCGTGGAGTACCAGGAGCTCATGAACATCAAGATGGCGCTGGACGTGGAGATAGCGGCCTACAGGAAGCTGCTGGAAGGGGAGGAGTTGAG GCTCTTCAGCGAAGCCCAACCAAAACGTCAAACGTGA
- the LOC136420704 gene encoding non-neuronal cytoplasmic intermediate filament protein-like isoform X2: MSVVTTQPKTSEAIRSSVRSSLADRGEAESFKARTRSIRAGNVITSLGRAGGALQTMAGARKARSQEKEELSSLNNRFASYIQNMRSLQQRNSALEAQVLKLQATETTAHTKALYEKETKDLRKLVDELSEDKAKMVLERNKWRDQAEEYKKKWEDEAAWHAELNTEVAKLNKDLYAVILIRVDLLYKLATMQEEIDFMVTVHKQELKQLQDQLNQSLSIVAVEQTQETGPDVIAELYDLRQIYENFCRDTQEEAEAKYKEKFTELELERERDSKTMLAARGELITSRKELSELRGQLNTVMTSTETLQSQVILGSLNL; the protein is encoded by the exons ATGTCCGTCGTAACGACTCAACCGAAAACGAGCGAGGCGATTCGTAGCTCTGTGAGATCCTCTCTGGCCGACAGAGGCGAAGCCGAATCGTTCAAGGCAAGAACACGGTCCATCAGAGCGGGCAATGTCATCACTTCGCTGGGACGGGCGGGCGGCGCGCTGCAGACCATGGCCGGCGCCCGCAAGGCCCGGTCCCAAGAGAAGGAGGAACTGTCCTCCCTGAACAACCGCTTCGCCTCCTACATCCAGAATATGCGCTCCCTCCAACAACGCAACTCCGCCCTGGAGGCGCAGGTTCTGAAGCTACAGGCGACTGAGACGACCGCACACACGAAGGCGCTGTACGAGAAGGAGACCAAAGACCTGCGGAAGCTGGTCGACGAGCTGTCCGAAGACAAGGCCAAGATGGTGCTGGAGAGGAACAAATGGAGGGATCAGGCTGAGGAATATAAGAAAAA GTGGGAGGATGAGGCGGCCTGGCATGCCGAGCTGAATACTGAGGTTGCAAAGCTCAATAAA GACCTGTATGCTGTTATACTGATACGTGTGGACCTCCTGTACAAGCTTGCTACTATGCAGGAAGAAATTGATTTCATGGTGACGGTTCACAAGCAG GAACTGAAACAACTTCAAGACCAGTTGAACCAGAGCCTGTCCATTGTCGCCGTGGAGCAGACCCAGGAAACTGGACCTGATGTCATCGCTGAACTGTATGACCTGCGGCAGATCTACGAAAACTTTTGCCGGGACACTCAGGAGGAAGCAGAGGCCAAGTACAAGGAGAAG TTCACCGAGCTTGAGCTCGAACGGGAGCGGGACAGCAAGACGATGCTGGCCGCCAGGGGTGAACTCATCACCTCCCGTAAGGAGTTGTCTGAGCTGCGAGGCCAGCTCAACACCGTCATGACCAGCACTGAGACCCTGCAAAGCCAG GTCATCCTCGGATCATTGAACCTTTAA
- the LOC136420704 gene encoding non-neuronal cytoplasmic intermediate filament protein-like isoform X1, producing MSVVTTQPKTSEAIRSSVRSSLADRGEAESFKARTRSIRAGNVITSLGRAGGALQTMAGARKARSQEKEELSSLNNRFASYIQNMRSLQQRNSALEAQVLKLQATETTAHTKALYEKETKDLRKLVDELSEDKAKMVLERNKWRDQAEEYKKKWEDEAAWHAELNTEVAKLNKDLYAVILIRVDLLYKLATMQEEIDFMVTVHKQELKQLQDQLNQSLSIVAVEQTQETGPDVIAELYDLRQIYENFCRDTQEEAEAKYKEKFTELELERERDSKTMLAARGELITSRKELSELRGQLNTVMTSTETLQSQSSSSSSTGVQQITMTTQRGMF from the exons ATGTCCGTCGTAACGACTCAACCGAAAACGAGCGAGGCGATTCGTAGCTCTGTGAGATCCTCTCTGGCCGACAGAGGCGAAGCCGAATCGTTCAAGGCAAGAACACGGTCCATCAGAGCGGGCAATGTCATCACTTCGCTGGGACGGGCGGGCGGCGCGCTGCAGACCATGGCCGGCGCCCGCAAGGCCCGGTCCCAAGAGAAGGAGGAACTGTCCTCCCTGAACAACCGCTTCGCCTCCTACATCCAGAATATGCGCTCCCTCCAACAACGCAACTCCGCCCTGGAGGCGCAGGTTCTGAAGCTACAGGCGACTGAGACGACCGCACACACGAAGGCGCTGTACGAGAAGGAGACCAAAGACCTGCGGAAGCTGGTCGACGAGCTGTCCGAAGACAAGGCCAAGATGGTGCTGGAGAGGAACAAATGGAGGGATCAGGCTGAGGAATATAAGAAAAA GTGGGAGGATGAGGCGGCCTGGCATGCCGAGCTGAATACTGAGGTTGCAAAGCTCAATAAA GACCTGTATGCTGTTATACTGATACGTGTGGACCTCCTGTACAAGCTTGCTACTATGCAGGAAGAAATTGATTTCATGGTGACGGTTCACAAGCAG GAACTGAAACAACTTCAAGACCAGTTGAACCAGAGCCTGTCCATTGTCGCCGTGGAGCAGACCCAGGAAACTGGACCTGATGTCATCGCTGAACTGTATGACCTGCGGCAGATCTACGAAAACTTTTGCCGGGACACTCAGGAGGAAGCAGAGGCCAAGTACAAGGAGAAG TTCACCGAGCTTGAGCTCGAACGGGAGCGGGACAGCAAGACGATGCTGGCCGCCAGGGGTGAACTCATCACCTCCCGTAAGGAGTTGTCTGAGCTGCGAGGCCAGCTCAACACCGTCATGACCAGCACTGAGACCCTGCAAAGCCAG AGCTCGTCATCTTCATCTACCGGTGTCCAACAAATAACGATGACCACCCAGAGAGGAATGTTCTAA
- the LOC136420715 gene encoding non-neuronal cytoplasmic intermediate filament protein-like isoform X1, with amino-acid sequence MAAQVSRKTVVTTSEGALQTLSDARMTRASEKKELGILNDRFATYIDRVRALNESNATLEVQLQAAQVKAAPVDKAKFEEMLKELRTKVDELSKEKAQVEVERNSWQTQAEEWQGKCEDQISVRSELKADIEKHKMELEIITAARAGFESRLAVAQEEIEFVRKTHSEEMTVLQEELALTVTKIESQQTVMTGPDLSDTLKEIREQYETIGQANKQDAEAKYKEKFAEIALLREKDSEALAAARTEVAEFQKKLSTIRAESEAIRSKNGALEDSLKLTETRMLKEVEGYRQSIGKREAQIEKMKLEMAQNLTNYQELMNVKLALDIEIAAYRKLLEGEEMRLF; translated from the exons ATGGCCGCTCAGGTGTCACGAAAGACCGTTGTAACCACTTCCGAAGGCGCGCTACAAACTCTCAGCGACGCCAGGATGACCCGCGCCAGCGAGAAGAAAGAGCTCGGCATCCTCAACGACCGCTTCGCTACCTACATCGACAGGGTGCGAGCCCTGAACGAGAGCAACGCCACCCTGGAGGTTCAGCTGCAGGCCGCCCAGGTCAAAGCCGCTCCCGTCGACAAGGCAAAGTTCGAAGAGATGCTGAAGGAGCTGCGGACTAAGGTGGACGAGCTGTCGAAGGAGAAGGCCCAGGTGGAGGTGGAGAGGAACAGCTGGCAGACACAGGCGGAGGAGTGGCAGGGAAA GTGCGAGGACCAGATATCAGTGCGCTCAGAGCTGAAGGCTGACATTGAGAAGCACAAGATG GAACTGGAAATCATCACAGCGGCGCGTGCGGGCTTTGAGAGCAGGCTGGCGGTCGCACAGGAAGAGATTGAGTTTGTGAGGAAGACTCACTCGGAG GAGATGACAGTTCTGCAGGAAGAGTTGGCTCTGACTGTGACTAAGATAGAGTCTCAGCAGACGGTGATGACTGGACCAGATCTCAGCGACACCCTGAAGGAGATCCGTGAACAGTACGAGACGATCGGACAGGCGAACAAGCAAGATGCCGAAGCCAAGTACAAGGAGAAG TTTGCGGAGATAGCCCTGCTACGGGAGAAAGACAGCGAGGCTCTAGCAGCCGCCAGGACAGAAGTGGCTGAATTCCAAAAGAAGCTCAGCACCATAAGGGCCGAGTCCGAGGCTATCAGGAGCAAG AACGGTGCTTTAGAAGACAGCCTAAAGCTGACAGAGACCCGTATGCTGAAGGAGGTTGAAGGATACAGGCAGTCCATCGGGAAACGGGAGGCGCAGATCGAGAAGATGAAGCTGGAGATGGCCCAGAATCTCACCAACTACCAGGAGCTGATGAACGTCAAACTGGCGCTGGACATTGAAATAGCAGCTTACAGGAAGCTGTTGGAAGGGGAGGAGATGAG GTTGTTTTGA
- the LOC136420715 gene encoding non-neuronal cytoplasmic intermediate filament protein-like isoform X2 — MAAQVSRKTVVTTSEGALQTLSDARMTRASEKKELGILNDRFATYIDRVRALNESNATLEVQLQAAQVKAAPVDKAKFEEMLKELRTKVDELSKEKAQVEVERNSWQTQAEEWQGKCEDQISVRSELKADIEKHKMELEIITAARAGFESRLAVAQEEIEFVRKTHSEEMTVLQEELALTVTKIESQQTVMTGPDLSDTLKEIREQYETIGQANKQDAEAKYKEKFAEIALLREKDSEALAAARTEVAEFQKKLSTIRAESEAIRSKNGALEDSLKLTETRMLKEVEGYRQSIGKREAQIEKMKLEMAQNLTNYQELMNVKLALDIEIAAYRKLLEGEEMR; from the exons ATGGCCGCTCAGGTGTCACGAAAGACCGTTGTAACCACTTCCGAAGGCGCGCTACAAACTCTCAGCGACGCCAGGATGACCCGCGCCAGCGAGAAGAAAGAGCTCGGCATCCTCAACGACCGCTTCGCTACCTACATCGACAGGGTGCGAGCCCTGAACGAGAGCAACGCCACCCTGGAGGTTCAGCTGCAGGCCGCCCAGGTCAAAGCCGCTCCCGTCGACAAGGCAAAGTTCGAAGAGATGCTGAAGGAGCTGCGGACTAAGGTGGACGAGCTGTCGAAGGAGAAGGCCCAGGTGGAGGTGGAGAGGAACAGCTGGCAGACACAGGCGGAGGAGTGGCAGGGAAA GTGCGAGGACCAGATATCAGTGCGCTCAGAGCTGAAGGCTGACATTGAGAAGCACAAGATG GAACTGGAAATCATCACAGCGGCGCGTGCGGGCTTTGAGAGCAGGCTGGCGGTCGCACAGGAAGAGATTGAGTTTGTGAGGAAGACTCACTCGGAG GAGATGACAGTTCTGCAGGAAGAGTTGGCTCTGACTGTGACTAAGATAGAGTCTCAGCAGACGGTGATGACTGGACCAGATCTCAGCGACACCCTGAAGGAGATCCGTGAACAGTACGAGACGATCGGACAGGCGAACAAGCAAGATGCCGAAGCCAAGTACAAGGAGAAG TTTGCGGAGATAGCCCTGCTACGGGAGAAAGACAGCGAGGCTCTAGCAGCCGCCAGGACAGAAGTGGCTGAATTCCAAAAGAAGCTCAGCACCATAAGGGCCGAGTCCGAGGCTATCAGGAGCAAG AACGGTGCTTTAGAAGACAGCCTAAAGCTGACAGAGACCCGTATGCTGAAGGAGGTTGAAGGATACAGGCAGTCCATCGGGAAACGGGAGGCGCAGATCGAGAAGATGAAGCTGGAGATGGCCCAGAATCTCACCAACTACCAGGAGCTGATGAACGTCAAACTGGCGCTGGACATTGAAATAGCAGCTTACAGGAAGCTGTTGGAAGGGGAGGAGATGAGGTAA
- the LOC136420733 gene encoding anti-sigma-I factor RsgI6-like, whose product MPASGSGVGIFVAVRIRLIRLLIRQGQLTFDWADPTIALLVSRGIPIRGHNVFWGTGDTHVPTWLPAYSGSELEQKCWKRVDDVVGRYAGRLQHWDINNEMLHGNFFVEKTGNPQIRYEMFQKVKEKDPGVKLFLNDYGVINSGAMTQAYVHQAEEFLANGAPVDAIGAQGHFKSRPDPVLLKSRLDLLATAGLPIWVTEMTVAELDELERAMGYEDALRVTFSHPAVEGILLWSSFGIANFGDPLTAIASGDNVELNEAGRRWRQLVFTDWRTNLSLHHGTTTPAGQEFDFRGFHGNYEIKVKFHGQVAATKTFSLTPGDGPMVVDIDMPNDVIVG is encoded by the exons ATGCCCGCCAGCGGCTCCGGGGTCGGCATCTTCGTCGCTGTCAGAATTCGCCTCATCCGACTGCTCATCCGACAG GGACAGTTGACGTTCGACTGGGCAGATCCAACGATCGCACTGCTTGTGAGTCGAGG GATACCGATTCGCGGGCACAATGTGTTCTGGGGAACCGGGGACACCCATGTCCCCACCTGGCTGCCGGCGTACTCCGGGTCAGAGCTGGAGCAGAAGTGCTGGAAACGGGTTGATGACGTCGTGGGTCGGTATGCTGGGAG GTTGCAACATTGGGACATCAACAACGAGATGCTGCACGGAAACTTCTTCGTGGAGAAAACGGGAAACCCGCAGATCCGGTACGAGATGTTCCAGAAGGTGAAGGAGAAGGACCCTGGTGTCAAACTCTTCCTCAACGACTACGGTGTCATCAACAGTGGTGCGATGACACAG GCCTACGTGCACCAGGCTGAGGAGTTCCTCGCTAACGGAGCTCCAGTCGACGCGATCGGAGCTCAGGGACACTTCAAAAGCCGACCAGACCCCGTCCTTCTTAAG AGTCGCTTGGACCTTTTGGCCACTGCCGGCCTGCCCATCTGGGTAACGGAGATGACCGTAGCCGAGCTAGACGAGTTGGAGAGGGCGATGGGTTACGAGGACGCCTTGCGGGTCACCTTCAGCCACCCGGCCGTAGAAGGAATCCTTCTGTGGTCCTCCTTTGGCATTGCGAATTTTGGCGATCCTTTAACTGCAATTGCCAGTGGAGATAACGTTGAG CTCAACGAGGCCGGTCGCCGCTGGCGGCAGCTGGTCTTCACCGACTGGCGCACCAACCTGTCCCTGCATCACGGCACCACGACGCCAGCTGGGCAGGAGTTCGACTTCcgcggtttccatggcaactacgAGATCAAAGTCAAGTTCCACGGCCAGGTGGCGGCCACCAAGACCTTCTCCCTGACACCTGGAGACGGACCGATGGTCGTGGATATAGACATGCCTAATGACGTCATTGTTGGCTGA
- the LOC136420742 gene encoding uncharacterized protein, translated as MDVERLQNTEWCSCEGCVNRPTVRESVCCREQMRVCERREKHPGVVCITQHRGFAQVCLSEDVLETAYLALREDHAVNFGNDWKRYTAYRQFVRWCYEHLGKSVRVPLPSCAVAAIRSHFPSADYTGFREADD; from the exons ATGGATGTCGAAAGGCTTCAAAATACTGAATG GTGCTCTTGTGAGGGATGCGTGAACAGGCCGACGGTCAGGGAAAGCGTATGCTGCCGCGAGCAGATGCGTGTGTGTGAGCGGAGAGAGAAGCACCCCGGCGTTGTCTGCATCACTCAGCACCGCGGCTTTGCTCAAGTGTGTCTGAGCGAGGATGTCCTCGAAACAGCCTACCTTGCCCTCCGGGAGGACCACGCGGTCAACTTTGGAAATGA CTGGAAGAGGTACACAGCGTACAGACAGTTTGTACGCTGGTGCTACGAGCACCTTGGCAAGTCGGTCCGTGTGCCTTTGCCCTCCTGTGCTGTGGCCGCCATACGGAGTCACTTTCCCTCCGCTGACTACACCGGTTTTAGGGAAGCTGACGACTAG